One Marinibacterium anthonyi genomic region harbors:
- a CDS encoding thiamine-phosphate pyrophosphorylase: MTEQPQTYLITPPTFDPDAFAPELARVMDAVPVACVRLAMASRDEDEIARAADTLRLVCHDRDVSIVAADHLLLAQRLGLDGVHLTSAARGVRDARKAMGIEGIVGCFCGTSRHDGISAGEAGADYVSFGPVGGSLGDGTLADRDVFEWWSQMIELPVVAEGGLSASEVRDLAPFTDFFGFGEEIWSTEDPLATLRTLRAAMADG; encoded by the coding sequence ATGACCGAGCAGCCGCAGACATACCTCATCACGCCGCCCACCTTCGATCCCGATGCCTTTGCGCCGGAACTTGCGAGGGTGATGGACGCCGTCCCCGTGGCCTGCGTCCGCCTGGCCATGGCCTCGCGCGATGAAGACGAGATCGCGCGCGCCGCCGATACGCTGCGCCTGGTCTGCCATGATCGCGACGTCAGCATCGTGGCCGCCGATCACCTTCTGCTGGCCCAGCGGCTGGGGCTGGACGGGGTGCACCTGACGTCCGCCGCGCGCGGCGTGCGCGACGCGCGCAAGGCGATGGGGATCGAAGGCATCGTCGGCTGCTTCTGCGGCACCTCGCGCCACGACGGCATTTCCGCCGGCGAAGCCGGCGCCGATTACGTCAGCTTCGGCCCGGTGGGCGGATCGCTGGGCGACGGAACGCTGGCCGACCGCGACGTCTTTGAATGGTGGTCGCAGATGATCGAACTGCCCGTCGTCGCCGAAGGCGGGCTGAGCGCGAGCGAAGTCCGCGACCTGGCGCCCTTCACCGATTTCTTCGGCTTCGGAGAGGAGATCTGGTCGACCGAGGATCCGCTGGCCACCCTGCGCACCCTGCGCGCGGCCATGGCCGACGGCTGA
- a CDS encoding Nickel uptake substrate-specific transmembrane region: protein MAATPALSHEFWLEPQDYTLQAGTPLTAQLMNGQNFTGQSLSYYEPRIARFDMIRGGTVLPAKGRTGDIPALVADLPRDGLWTIVHETRAQPLTYDTWAKFEAFAEHKDFPDIRARHDRRGLPEDGFAERYTRHAKTLVAVGDGAGADVVTGMETEFVALANPYTDDMTEGLPVRLLYQGAPRGDAQVEIFDRAPDGTVSVTRTRTDNAGEARIAVAPGHDYLLDGVVLREAPPDSDAVWETLWAALTFAVP from the coding sequence ATGGCAGCGACGCCCGCACTAAGCCACGAATTTTGGCTGGAACCCCAGGACTACACGCTGCAGGCGGGAACACCGCTGACCGCGCAGCTCATGAACGGTCAGAATTTCACCGGGCAGAGCCTCAGCTATTACGAACCGCGCATCGCCCGGTTCGACATGATCCGCGGCGGCACCGTTCTGCCCGCCAAGGGGCGCACCGGCGACATTCCCGCGCTGGTGGCCGACCTGCCCCGGGACGGGCTTTGGACCATCGTGCACGAGACCCGGGCGCAGCCGCTGACCTACGACACCTGGGCCAAGTTCGAAGCCTTTGCCGAACACAAGGATTTTCCCGATATCCGCGCCCGCCATGACCGGCGCGGCCTGCCCGAGGACGGCTTTGCCGAACGCTACACACGTCACGCCAAGACGCTGGTGGCGGTGGGCGACGGGGCCGGCGCCGATGTCGTCACGGGGATGGAGACCGAGTTCGTGGCGCTCGCCAACCCCTATACCGACGACATGACCGAAGGGCTGCCCGTGCGGCTTCTGTACCAGGGCGCGCCACGCGGCGATGCGCAGGTGGAAATCTTTGACCGTGCGCCCGATGGCACGGTCAGTGTCACCAGGACCCGCACCGACAATGCGGGCGAGGCGCGGATCGCGGTCGCGCCGGGCCATGACTACCTGCTGGACGGAGTCGTGCTGCGCGAGGCGCCGCCCGACAGCGACGCGGTGTGGGAAACGCTCTGGGCGGCGCTGACCTTCGCGGTCCCCTGA
- the psuK gene encoding Pseudouridine kinase has product MTRDPASDILCIGSVLWDVIGRAPLHMRQGSDVPGRISRLPGGVALNIAMTLARFGMRPVLLSAVGRDAEGDELTRACQGLGLVTDHLYRSDDLPTDRYMAVEGANGLIAAIADAHSLEAAGAKILRPLLGGALGSENDPYDGPIALDGNLTVALLDDISRHPAFARADLRVAPASPGKADRLLPFLAAGRATLYVNLEEAGLLSGRTFATSGEAARHLVARGAARVLVTDGGQATSDADATGCITETPPEVMVTRVTGAGDTFMAAHIAGEARGLAREEALHEALSAAATYVSGGHEA; this is encoded by the coding sequence ATGACACGCGATCCCGCCTCCGACATCCTGTGCATCGGCTCCGTCCTGTGGGACGTGATCGGCCGCGCGCCCTTGCACATGCGCCAGGGCTCGGACGTGCCCGGCCGCATCAGCCGCCTGCCCGGCGGCGTGGCCCTGAACATCGCCATGACGCTGGCCCGCTTCGGCATGCGCCCCGTGCTGCTGTCGGCCGTGGGCCGCGACGCCGAAGGCGACGAGCTGACGCGCGCCTGCCAGGGGCTGGGGCTGGTGACCGATCATCTGTATCGCTCCGACGACCTGCCCACCGATCGCTACATGGCGGTCGAGGGCGCCAATGGCCTGATTGCCGCCATCGCCGATGCCCATTCGCTGGAAGCCGCCGGCGCCAAGATCCTGCGCCCCCTGCTGGGCGGCGCCCTGGGCAGTGAAAATGACCCCTACGACGGGCCCATCGCGCTGGACGGCAACCTGACGGTCGCCCTGCTGGACGACATTTCCAGGCACCCTGCCTTTGCCCGCGCCGACCTGCGTGTCGCGCCCGCCTCGCCCGGCAAGGCGGACCGGCTGCTGCCCTTCCTGGCGGCGGGCCGCGCGACGCTTTACGTCAACCTCGAAGAGGCCGGTCTGCTGTCGGGGCGCACCTTCGCGACATCGGGCGAGGCCGCGCGGCACCTGGTGGCGCGCGGCGCTGCCCGCGTGCTGGTCACCGATGGCGGCCAGGCTACCAGCGACGCCGACGCCACCGGCTGCATCACCGAAACCCCGCCCGAAGTCATGGTGACCCGCGTCACCGGCGCGGGCGATACCTTCATGGCCGCCCATATCGCCGGCGAGGCCCGCGGCCTGGCCCGCGAAGAGGCCCTGCACGAGGCGCTGTCTGCCGCGGCCACCTATGTCTCCGGAGGACACGAAGCATGA
- the psuG gene encoding Pseudouridine-5'-phosphate glycosidase: protein MIDLVFSTEVSAAQSQGRPIVALESTIITHGMPAPRNVEVARKVEDIIRAEGAVPATIAVLQGSLHIGLEAHALDTLGRAQDVAKLSRADMAACLATGGTGATTVAATMIAARLAGIDVFATGGIGGVHKGAETSFDISADLHELAQSAVTVVAAGAKAILDLPKTLEVLETLGVPVIAYGQDDFPAFWSPSSGLKAPLRMDDPETIARAHLMRAALALPGGQLIANPIPATDAIAAETLAPIIARAQADADVQGITGKAVTPFLLQRIFEVTEGRSLEANIALVENNARLAARIAHAIGSAPHI from the coding sequence ATGATCGATCTCGTCTTCAGCACCGAAGTTTCGGCCGCGCAATCCCAGGGCCGGCCCATCGTGGCGCTGGAAAGCACGATCATCACCCATGGCATGCCCGCCCCCCGCAATGTCGAGGTCGCGCGCAAGGTCGAGGACATCATCCGCGCCGAAGGCGCCGTGCCCGCCACCATCGCGGTGCTGCAGGGATCGCTGCACATCGGGCTGGAAGCGCATGCGCTGGACACCCTGGGCCGGGCACAGGACGTCGCCAAGCTGTCGCGCGCCGACATGGCCGCGTGCCTGGCCACCGGCGGCACCGGGGCGACCACCGTGGCCGCGACGATGATCGCCGCGCGGCTGGCGGGCATCGACGTCTTTGCCACCGGCGGCATCGGCGGCGTGCACAAGGGGGCCGAGACCAGCTTTGACATCTCGGCCGACCTGCACGAGCTGGCGCAAAGCGCGGTCACCGTGGTCGCCGCCGGGGCCAAGGCGATCCTCGATCTGCCCAAGACGCTGGAGGTGCTGGAAACGCTTGGCGTGCCGGTCATCGCCTATGGACAAGACGATTTCCCCGCCTTCTGGTCGCCGTCCTCGGGGCTGAAGGCGCCGCTGCGCATGGACGATCCCGAAACCATCGCCCGCGCCCACCTGATGCGCGCCGCGCTCGCCCTGCCCGGCGGTCAGCTGATCGCCAACCCGATCCCCGCGACCGACGCCATCGCCGCCGAAACCCTGGCCCCGATCATCGCCCGGGCACAGGCCGACGCCGACGTGCAGGGCATCACCGGCAAGGCGGTCACCCCCTTCCTGCTGCAGCGGATTTTCGAGGTCACAGAGGGCCGGTCACTGGAGGCCAACATCGCATTGGTGGAAAACAATGCCCGCCTGGCGGCACGGATTGCCCATGCCATAGGCAGCGCCCCCCACATTTAA
- a CDS encoding hypothetical protein (putative conserved protein): MTKRHTPEPPRKAGLLFRLRSSFLTGIVVITPVALTIWLIFAVVTWVDKVVLPFVPDKLLPQNLINVNFFGVGVVIFLVFTIVVGWIAKGLIGRSLIRQAENIVDRMPVVRTIYNGIKQISETVFAQSERSFEKAVLVEYPRRGIWAIGFISTHAKGEILRRAGNGEKIMSVFVPTTPNPTSGFLLYFPADDVIELDMSVEEAAKLVISAGLVYPSEKPDDDDVANLLNRRQRIREHA; the protein is encoded by the coding sequence ATGACAAAGCGCCACACTCCGGAGCCGCCCCGCAAGGCTGGCCTTCTCTTCAGACTACGGTCCTCGTTCCTGACAGGTATCGTCGTGATCACGCCGGTGGCGCTGACGATCTGGCTGATCTTTGCCGTGGTCACCTGGGTCGACAAGGTCGTCCTGCCGTTCGTGCCCGACAAGCTGCTGCCGCAGAACCTGATCAACGTGAACTTCTTCGGCGTCGGCGTGGTGATCTTCCTGGTCTTCACCATCGTGGTGGGCTGGATCGCCAAGGGTCTGATCGGCCGGTCGCTGATCCGCCAGGCCGAAAACATCGTCGACCGCATGCCGGTGGTGCGCACCATCTACAACGGCATCAAACAGATATCCGAAACCGTCTTTGCCCAAAGCGAACGGTCCTTTGAAAAGGCTGTCCTGGTGGAATATCCCCGCCGCGGCATCTGGGCCATCGGCTTCATCTCGACCCATGCCAAGGGCGAGATCCTGCGCCGCGCCGGCAATGGCGAAAAGATCATGAGCGTCTTCGTCCCAACCACGCCGAACCCGACCTCGGGCTTCCTGCTGTATTTCCCGGCCGACGACGTCATCGAACTGGACATGTCGGTGGAAGAGGCGGCCAAGCTGGTGATCTCGGCCGGCCTGGTCTATCCGTCCGAAAAGCCCGACGACGACGATGTAGCCAACCTGCTCAACCGCCGCCAGCGCATCCGCGAGCACGCCTGA
- a CDS encoding Patatin-like phospholipase codes for MARKKRINLALQGGGAHGAYTWGVLDRMLEEPELEIAGISGTSAGALNGAALKAGMVTGGAEGAREQLDWLWSQMGAIDEPGWTDWMEGVNPRRVARAIELSPAYQMGETLSRIMSPYSYGPFYANPLRSVVTGFDYERVCSQGGPAFFICATNVRTGKIRVFSGAEITTDAILASACLPTIFKAVEIEDPVTGKIEAYWDGGYTGNPALFPLFSRDLPQDIVVININPLVREDLPVTPQQIQNRINEIGFNTSILREMRAIAFVQRLLDDGTLPEGRMRRLYLHMIADDALMNELSVATKTVPSPPVLMQLKAAGRASAEAFLSNHIDDIGKRSSVDMVAMYS; via the coding sequence TTGGCAAGAAAGAAGCGGATCAACCTGGCACTGCAGGGTGGCGGGGCGCACGGGGCCTATACGTGGGGCGTGCTGGACCGGATGCTGGAAGAACCGGAGCTGGAGATCGCCGGGATATCGGGGACCTCGGCGGGGGCGCTGAATGGCGCGGCCTTGAAGGCCGGGATGGTGACCGGCGGAGCCGAGGGCGCGCGCGAACAGCTTGACTGGCTGTGGAGCCAGATGGGCGCCATCGACGAGCCCGGCTGGACGGACTGGATGGAAGGCGTGAACCCGCGCCGCGTCGCCCGTGCGATCGAGCTGTCGCCAGCCTACCAGATGGGCGAGACCCTGTCGCGGATCATGTCGCCCTATTCCTACGGGCCGTTCTACGCCAACCCCTTGCGGTCGGTGGTGACGGGGTTCGATTATGAACGGGTCTGTTCCCAGGGCGGCCCGGCGTTCTTCATCTGCGCCACCAATGTGCGCACCGGCAAGATCCGGGTGTTTTCGGGGGCCGAGATCACCACGGATGCGATCCTGGCGTCGGCCTGCCTGCCGACGATCTTCAAGGCGGTCGAGATCGAGGATCCGGTGACCGGCAAGATCGAGGCCTATTGGGATGGCGGTTACACGGGCAACCCGGCGCTGTTCCCGCTGTTCAGCCGCGACCTGCCGCAGGACATCGTGGTCATCAACATCAACCCGCTGGTGCGCGAGGACCTGCCCGTGACGCCGCAGCAGATCCAGAACCGGATCAACGAGATCGGGTTCAACACCTCGATCCTGCGCGAGATGCGGGCCATCGCCTTTGTCCAGCGCCTGCTGGACGACGGCACGCTGCCCGAGGGGCGCATGCGGCGGCTGTACCTGCACATGATCGCCGATGACGCGCTGATGAATGAATTGTCGGTGGCCACCAAGACCGTGCCGTCGCCGCCCGTGCTGATGCAGCTGAAGGCGGCGGGGCGGGCCTCGGCCGAGGCGTTCCTGTCGAACCATATCGACGACATCGGCAAGCGCAGCAGCGTCGACATGGTGGCGATGTACAGCTGA
- a CDS encoding polyphosphate kinase 2 yields MPDDSKKDPALDWLEAELADTLDEDFELELSEPALSMELRRLYREAHPPTLERKDYFQQLLRLQSELIKLQDWVQNSGEKVVVIFEGRDSAGKGGVIKRITQRLNPRVCRVVALPAPTDREKTQWYFQRYVPHLPAAGEIVLFDRSWYNRSGVERVMGFATEDQVEQFFEDVPEFERMLVRSGVRLVKYWFSITDAEQQLRFLMRIHDPMKQWKLSPMDLQSRVRWEHYTKAKEDTFARTNIPEAPWYIVPANDKKRARLNCIDHLLGMVPYQPVAHEEISLPDRVHNEQYERAVLPPELYVPSKY; encoded by the coding sequence ATGCCCGACGACAGCAAGAAAGACCCCGCCCTCGACTGGCTCGAAGCCGAACTGGCCGACACGCTGGACGAGGATTTCGAGCTTGAGCTGTCGGAACCGGCCCTGTCGATGGAACTGCGCCGCCTCTACCGCGAAGCGCATCCGCCCACGCTGGAACGCAAGGATTACTTCCAGCAGCTTCTGCGCCTGCAGTCGGAACTGATCAAGCTGCAGGACTGGGTGCAGAATAGCGGCGAGAAGGTCGTCGTGATCTTCGAAGGCCGTGACAGCGCCGGAAAGGGCGGTGTCATAAAACGTATCACCCAGCGGCTGAATCCGCGTGTCTGCCGCGTGGTCGCCCTGCCCGCGCCCACCGACCGCGAGAAGACCCAGTGGTATTTCCAGCGTTACGTGCCGCACCTGCCGGCGGCGGGCGAAATCGTGCTGTTCGACAGGTCCTGGTACAACCGGTCGGGCGTCGAACGGGTGATGGGCTTTGCCACCGAAGACCAGGTCGAACAGTTCTTCGAGGACGTGCCGGAATTCGAACGGATGCTGGTGCGGTCCGGGGTGCGGCTGGTGAAATACTGGTTCTCGATCACCGATGCCGAACAGCAGCTGCGGTTCCTGATGCGCATCCATGACCCGATGAAACAATGGAAACTGTCGCCGATGGACCTGCAAAGCCGCGTGCGCTGGGAACACTACACCAAGGCCAAGGAAGACACCTTCGCGCGCACCAACATCCCCGAGGCGCCCTGGTACATCGTGCCCGCCAACGACAAGAAACGCGCGCGGCTGAACTGCATCGATCACCTGCTCGGCATGGTGCCCTACCAGCCGGTCGCGCACGAGGAGATCAGCCTCCCGGACCGGGTGCACAACGAACAATACGAGCGCGCCGTGTTGCCGCCCGAGCTGTACGTTCCATCGAAATATTGA
- the nikA_1 gene encoding Nickel-binding periplasmic protein precursor — MGKTRHKIFAGTPAFVALALALATAAPSFGESSHGIAMYGDPALPPDFVSLPYANPDAPKGGTVVFGNTGGFDSLNPFIEKGTVPWQHSFWSYESLMGRSYDEPFTLYGLLAESVTTPDDRSWVEFTLRPEARFSDGTPVTVEDVMWSYETLGTEGHQRYRSFWAQVDKMEQTGPRSIRFTFKSDNRELALIAGMRPILQKAQYEGQNGSKDFTASGLDTVPIGTGPYVVTDFEAGRSVTYTRNPDYWGKDLPFRRGTNNFDTMRLEFFGDGVALFEAFKAGDISAVREFNAEAWSRDYDFPAVQRGDVVLSEIPDQKPTGMTGLVMNTRKPFFSDWRVRDAMIHAFNFEFINEAITGGAQSRIQSYFANSDLGMQAGPATGRVKDFLDAYGDALPDGALDGYALPVSDGTERNRKNIRVAIKQLQDAGYTVEDGHLTGPDGPVTFDILLQQSDKETRTAVDMFLPALERLGIPVTVTVVDSAQYTQRMLDFDFDMTSFRRALSLSPGNEQKLYWGSDGRDTPGSRNAMGVASPAVDGLIDTMLSVTESQDFTAATRALDRVLTAERLVIPFWTYDVGRIAHVRNMHFPAKLPIYGDGPEFMPQMWWYEP; from the coding sequence ATGGGCAAAACAAGACATAAAATTTTCGCAGGAACTCCCGCATTTGTGGCGCTCGCACTGGCTCTTGCCACCGCCGCGCCCAGTTTCGGAGAATCGTCCCATGGCATAGCTATGTACGGTGATCCCGCCCTCCCACCTGATTTTGTGTCCCTCCCCTATGCCAACCCCGACGCCCCCAAGGGCGGAACCGTGGTTTTCGGCAATACCGGAGGTTTCGATTCCCTTAATCCCTTCATCGAGAAGGGCACCGTCCCCTGGCAGCACAGCTTCTGGTCCTACGAGTCCCTGATGGGCAGATCCTACGATGAACCGTTTACCTTGTATGGGCTTCTGGCCGAATCGGTGACCACTCCGGATGACAGATCCTGGGTTGAATTCACCCTGCGCCCCGAAGCCAGATTCTCGGACGGCACGCCGGTGACCGTCGAGGACGTGATGTGGTCCTACGAGACGCTGGGCACCGAAGGGCACCAGCGCTACCGGTCGTTCTGGGCCCAGGTCGACAAGATGGAACAGACCGGCCCGCGCTCGATCCGCTTCACCTTCAAGTCCGACAACCGCGAACTGGCGCTGATCGCCGGGATGCGTCCGATCCTGCAAAAGGCCCAATATGAGGGCCAGAACGGGAGCAAGGATTTCACCGCCTCGGGGCTGGACACCGTGCCGATCGGCACCGGCCCCTACGTGGTCACCGATTTCGAAGCCGGCCGGTCCGTTACCTACACCCGCAACCCCGACTACTGGGGCAAGGACCTGCCGTTCCGGCGCGGCACCAACAACTTCGACACGATGCGGCTGGAATTCTTCGGCGACGGCGTCGCGCTCTTCGAAGCGTTCAAGGCCGGCGACATCTCGGCCGTGCGCGAATTCAACGCCGAGGCCTGGTCGCGCGACTACGATTTCCCCGCCGTCCAGCGCGGGGATGTCGTCCTGTCCGAGATCCCCGACCAGAAGCCCACCGGCATGACCGGGCTGGTGATGAACACCCGCAAGCCGTTCTTTTCCGACTGGCGGGTGCGCGATGCGATGATCCATGCCTTCAACTTCGAATTCATCAACGAGGCCATCACCGGCGGCGCGCAAAGCCGCATCCAGTCCTATTTCGCCAATTCCGATCTGGGCATGCAGGCCGGCCCCGCCACCGGCCGCGTCAAGGACTTCCTGGACGCCTATGGCGACGCCCTGCCCGACGGCGCGCTGGACGGCTATGCCCTGCCGGTGTCCGACGGGACCGAACGGAACCGCAAGAACATCCGCGTCGCCATCAAGCAGCTGCAGGATGCCGGCTATACGGTCGAAGACGGCCATCTGACCGGCCCCGACGGCCCGGTGACCTTCGACATCCTGTTGCAGCAATCCGACAAGGAAACCCGCACCGCCGTCGACATGTTCTTGCCCGCGCTGGAACGGCTGGGCATCCCGGTGACCGTCACCGTGGTGGACAGCGCCCAGTATACTCAGCGGATGCTGGATTTCGACTTCGACATGACCTCGTTCCGGCGCGCCCTGTCGCTGTCGCCCGGCAATGAACAGAAACTGTACTGGGGCTCGGACGGGCGCGACACGCCGGGGTCGCGCAATGCCATGGGCGTGGCCAGCCCGGCGGTCGACGGGTTGATCGACACCATGCTCAGCGTGACCGAGTCCCAGGATTTCACCGCCGCCACCCGGGCCCTTGATCGTGTGCTGACTGCTGAAAGATTGGTCATTCCGTTCTGGACTTACGATGTCGGTAGAATTGCACACGTCAGAAACATGCATTTCCCTGCGAAATTGCCCATTTACGGGGACGGACCGGAATTTATGCCGCAAATGTGGTGGTACGAACCCTAA
- the arsC_2 gene encoding Arsenate reductase codes for MKTPVTDQMAALAHERRLDVFRLLMRRYPDAVPAGEIASVLGLRPNTASVYLSSLRQAGLISQTRQGTFQLYQVKLDAVQNMFRKLLGDCCRNRPDICLPGMSAQPDLRLTDDRPLNVLFLCSQNSARSIMAEALLRGSGARYNAHSAGTAPTSGPNPLALAVLRQNDVSVDGLGCKPVGQYLNGAAPMDFVITVCDRAANDDVAKWPGRPIHAHWGLPDPLEQPTEALRKAAMEDTFRALRDKIDTLVRMPLDAIDPAELQHRLDAIGRQETLVPAD; via the coding sequence ATGAAAACTCCGGTCACCGATCAGATGGCCGCATTGGCGCATGAACGTCGTCTTGACGTGTTCAGGCTTCTAATGCGGCGTTACCCCGATGCAGTCCCCGCGGGCGAGATCGCATCGGTTCTCGGGCTGCGCCCAAACACGGCTTCTGTCTATCTGTCCAGCCTGCGACAGGCCGGGCTTATCTCGCAGACACGACAGGGCACCTTCCAGCTGTACCAGGTCAAGCTGGATGCGGTTCAGAACATGTTCCGCAAGCTGCTGGGGGATTGCTGCCGCAACCGGCCCGACATCTGCCTGCCCGGCATGTCGGCCCAGCCCGACCTGCGCCTGACCGATGACAGGCCGCTGAACGTGCTGTTCCTGTGCAGCCAGAACTCGGCCCGTTCGATCATGGCCGAGGCGCTGCTGCGGGGCTCGGGCGCACGCTACAACGCGCATTCCGCCGGCACTGCGCCCACCTCCGGTCCCAATCCGCTGGCGCTTGCGGTGCTGCGGCAGAACGACGTGTCGGTCGACGGGCTTGGCTGCAAGCCGGTGGGGCAATACCTGAACGGGGCCGCCCCCATGGATTTCGTCATCACGGTTTGTGACCGGGCGGCGAACGACGACGTGGCCAAGTGGCCCGGCCGGCCCATCCACGCCCACTGGGGCCTGCCCGATCCGCTGGAACAGCCGACCGAGGCGCTGCGCAAGGCCGCAATGGAAGACACCTTCCGCGCCCTGCGCGACAAGATCGACACGCTGGTGCGGATGCCGCTGGATGCGATCGATCCGGCCGAGCTTCAGCATCGCCTGGATGCAATCGGCCGCCAGGAGACCCTTGTCCCCGCGGATTAG